The proteins below are encoded in one region of Chrysemys picta bellii isolate R12L10 chromosome 4, ASM1138683v2, whole genome shotgun sequence:
- the LOC135983361 gene encoding uncharacterized protein LOC135983361, translated as MQSSPAVMAMQSVNRKRAPAWTDREVLDLIAVWGDESVLSELRSKRRNAKIYEKISKDMAERGYSRDATQCRVKIKELRQGYQKTKEANGRSGSHPQTSRFYEALHSILGAAATTTPPVTVDSEDGILSTAGSSDMLGDGEDEEGDEEGEAVGSSHNADFPDSQDLFITLTEIPYEASPAITPDTESGEGSATPSATVSQPSLESHSQRLARIRRRKKRTREDMFSELMASSQAQAAQQTQWRENLTRMHQANMDREERWRQEDQQATLTLLGLLREQTDTLRRLVDVLQERRQEDRAPLQSISNRPPPPPSPIPTSPKVQRRRGGRVPANSHSTPAESSSSRRLSFPKI; from the exons atgcagagctctccagcagtgatggccatgcagtctgtgaatagaaagagagccccagcatggactgatcgtgaagtcttggatctcatcgctgtgtggggcgatgagtccgtgctttccgagctgcgatccaaaagaaggaatgcaaagatctacgagaagatctctaaagacatggcagagagaggatacagccgggatgcaacgcagtgccgcgtgaaaatcaaggagctgagacaaggctaccagaagaccaaagaggcaaacggacgctccggatcccatccccagacatcccgtttctacgaggcactgcattccatcctcggtgctgccgccaccactaccccaccagtgaccgtggactctgaggatgggatactgtccacggccggttcctcagacatgttaggggacggggaagatgaggaaggagatgaggagggcgaggcagttggcagctctcacaacgctgatttccccgacagccaggatctcttcatcacccttacagagatcccctacgaagcgtccccagccattaccccggacacagaatctggtgaaggatcagcca ccccgtctgcgactgtctcacaacctagcctggaatcacactcccagaggctagcgcggattaggcgtaggaagaagaggacacgggaggacatgttctctgagcttatggcctcttcccaagcccaggcagcacagcagacccagtggcgggagaacttgacccgaatgcaccaagccaacatggatcgggaggagaggtggcggcaggaagaccagcaggcgactctaacgctgcttggactactgagggagcaaacggacacactccggcgccttgtggatgttctgcaggaacggaggcaggaggacagagccccgctgcagtccatctctaaccgccctcccccgccaccaagtcccatacccacctcacccaaagtgcaaagaaggagaggcggcagagtccctgctaactctcactccacccctgcagagagctctagtagcagaaggctctcatttcccaaaatttga